Proteins from a single region of Pseudarthrobacter sp. NIBRBAC000502772:
- a CDS encoding LacI family DNA-binding transcriptional regulator: MKKITLNDVSRVAGVSRSTASLVLRGSSRIPEATSDRVRLAMAELGYVYNRHAANMRRSESMTLGLLVTDIRNPYFAGLTMAIEEAAHDAGYTLFVGYSRDDVERQSLHLETMVQQQVDGIFLLPATGSELNPICGIVDRSSVPVLQLARYFSEELDYVGPDNIAAGTQLAQHVASLGAASAVLIGGPDHSSARTERIKGLEAGFAGSGVTFDPLLSAATTNNAAGGAEGIARVLDQGVWPDAIIAYSDAVALGIYAELRRRNLEPGRDVSVASFDDIAMAELLLPPLTSVSTYPELIGRTAAELLLNRIRDPSLEPQRSLIDPALKVRASTAQWRPRT; the protein is encoded by the coding sequence CAGCCGCGTCGCCGGAGTGTCTCGATCTACTGCGTCGTTGGTACTGCGCGGCAGCTCACGCATTCCGGAGGCCACTTCCGACCGTGTCCGGCTGGCCATGGCTGAACTCGGTTACGTGTACAACCGGCACGCAGCGAATATGCGCCGCAGTGAATCCATGACCCTTGGCCTCCTCGTCACCGACATCCGCAACCCGTATTTTGCGGGGCTGACCATGGCCATCGAGGAAGCCGCCCACGACGCGGGATACACCCTGTTCGTGGGCTACAGCCGGGACGATGTGGAACGGCAGTCCCTGCATCTGGAGACCATGGTCCAGCAGCAGGTGGACGGCATCTTCCTGCTTCCCGCAACAGGATCGGAGCTGAACCCTATCTGTGGAATCGTGGACCGTTCCTCCGTGCCGGTCCTGCAGCTGGCCCGCTATTTTTCCGAAGAGCTCGACTATGTGGGACCCGACAATATTGCTGCCGGGACACAGCTCGCCCAGCATGTCGCTTCGCTGGGCGCTGCCTCTGCTGTTCTGATCGGCGGACCTGATCATTCCTCGGCCAGGACCGAGCGAATCAAGGGCCTGGAGGCTGGCTTCGCCGGGAGCGGTGTGACTTTTGATCCCCTGCTGTCCGCGGCAACGACCAACAACGCCGCGGGCGGGGCTGAAGGAATTGCCCGGGTGCTGGATCAGGGTGTGTGGCCGGACGCCATCATCGCCTACAGCGACGCCGTCGCCCTCGGCATTTACGCCGAACTGCGACGCAGGAACCTCGAACCGGGCCGGGACGTCTCGGTCGCGAGCTTCGATGACATTGCAATGGCGGAACTGCTGCTACCGCCGCTGACTTCGGTGTCAACGTACCCGGAACTCATCGGGCGGACAGCCGCGGAGCTGCTGCTGAACCGCATCCGCGACCCGTCGCTGGAACCCCAGCGTTCCCTCATCGACCCGGCGCTGAAAGTCCGCGCCTCCACCGCCCAGTGGCGACCCAGAACATAG
- a CDS encoding Gfo/Idh/MocA family protein, which translates to MPALKWGLIGASDIAATRVIGAIRSTGGETVGVFSGSAERAREFAAGNGLPGATTDLDEILAWHIDAVYISSTNDKHFDQACSALRAGKHVLCEKPLALTTDQAQAMVNLAEELGLVLAANHHLPGSPLHAKVRELVDAGAIGTVLSAKIAHAVLLPERLRGWRIGGGTPGSGVILDITCHDASVLNPLLGTPVAVSAVAVNQADWNTGGQDDAAMTVIRYERSGRPPVLAQTHDSFTVGFAGTSLEVHGTAGTIEVLDAMTQDTGGQILLTTGAGRQSVDVDCSQDLYVIAVQAFTAAVNGTGVPTATGRDGLMALKVALAARESALSGRTVHLN; encoded by the coding sequence ATGCCAGCACTGAAGTGGGGCCTCATCGGCGCCAGTGACATCGCTGCCACCCGAGTGATCGGTGCCATCCGCAGCACTGGAGGCGAGACTGTCGGGGTCTTCAGCGGATCAGCCGAACGCGCCCGGGAATTTGCCGCCGGCAACGGGCTGCCCGGCGCCACCACGGATCTTGACGAGATCCTTGCCTGGCACATCGACGCGGTCTACATCTCCTCGACCAACGACAAGCACTTCGATCAGGCCTGCAGTGCCCTGCGGGCAGGCAAGCACGTTCTGTGCGAGAAGCCGCTGGCCCTCACCACAGACCAGGCCCAGGCCATGGTGAACCTTGCTGAAGAGTTGGGTCTGGTCCTTGCTGCCAACCACCACCTTCCCGGCAGTCCCCTCCACGCCAAGGTCCGGGAACTCGTCGACGCCGGGGCCATCGGAACCGTGCTTTCAGCCAAAATTGCACACGCCGTACTCCTGCCGGAGCGCCTGCGCGGCTGGCGGATCGGTGGTGGAACACCCGGTTCCGGGGTGATCCTGGACATCACCTGCCACGACGCCTCCGTGCTGAACCCGCTGCTGGGTACACCCGTGGCTGTCAGTGCAGTCGCGGTGAACCAGGCCGACTGGAACACAGGCGGCCAGGACGATGCCGCCATGACGGTCATCCGCTACGAACGGAGCGGCCGGCCTCCGGTTCTGGCACAGACCCACGATTCGTTCACCGTCGGATTCGCCGGGACATCGCTTGAAGTCCACGGCACGGCCGGGACCATCGAAGTGCTCGATGCCATGACCCAGGACACCGGGGGCCAGATCCTGCTGACCACCGGAGCCGGCCGGCAGAGTGTCGACGTCGACTGCTCCCAGGATCTCTACGTCATCGCTGTTCAGGCGTTCACCGCCGCCGTGAACGGGACCGGTGTTCCCACCGCAACCGGCAGGGACGGCCTGATGGCCCTCAAAGTCGCCCTCGCGGCGCGGGAATCCGCTCTCTCCGGACGCACCGTCCACCTCAACTAA
- a CDS encoding acyl CoA:acetate/3-ketoacid CoA transferase, producing the protein MQKVQILTAREAAELINDDDVITVSSSSAMGCPDSVLAGIGQRFAETSHPQNLTSVHPIAAGDMYGVKGIDHIARPGLLRKVIAGSYPSGPSSAEPPLIWQMIEREEVEAYNFPSGVIYQMHRTAAAKQPGVFTQVGLDTFIDPRLQGGRMNNTTPVAHVETATLSGKEWLFFPSVIPNVAIVRATTADEYGNLTFEDEGSPLGALDLAYAAHNNGGVVIAQVKRLAEAGSLHPQHVKVPGILVDAIVIAADQLQTTLTPNDPAISGQLRRPLSSLPHVDFSLEKITARRAAQELKAGEIVNLGFGVSALVPHVLVEENQGREVSWVIEQGAVGGIPLLDFAFGCAQNPDAIVASIDQFTLLQGGGFNRSLLSFLEIDRHGNVNVHHLPKKRHVTAGVGGFADITSSAPEIIFMGAFTAGRRDISAGEDGLDIRSDGPFTKLVNDVSAVTFSGPRALARGQKVKYITERAVLELTPEGLVVTEIAPGVDLQKDVLDRCEFPLIVAADLRTMDPTLFADAPIGLHLPTLPLHERIEQRSSALAAH; encoded by the coding sequence ATGCAGAAGGTACAGATCCTCACAGCCCGCGAGGCAGCCGAGCTCATCAACGACGACGACGTCATCACCGTCAGCTCCTCCAGCGCCATGGGGTGCCCGGACAGTGTCCTCGCCGGAATCGGTCAGCGATTCGCGGAAACCTCGCACCCGCAGAACCTGACCTCGGTCCACCCGATCGCCGCCGGCGACATGTACGGGGTCAAAGGCATCGACCACATTGCCCGGCCCGGGCTGCTGCGCAAAGTCATCGCCGGCTCATACCCCTCAGGTCCCTCCAGCGCCGAGCCGCCCCTGATCTGGCAGATGATCGAACGCGAGGAAGTGGAAGCCTACAACTTCCCGTCCGGCGTCATCTACCAGATGCACCGCACCGCTGCCGCGAAACAGCCCGGCGTCTTTACCCAGGTCGGCCTGGACACCTTCATCGACCCCCGGCTCCAGGGCGGCCGTATGAACAACACCACCCCCGTCGCGCACGTCGAGACCGCCACACTGTCCGGGAAAGAATGGCTGTTCTTCCCCTCCGTCATCCCCAACGTCGCCATCGTCCGCGCCACCACCGCCGATGAATACGGCAACCTGACGTTCGAGGACGAGGGATCCCCGCTCGGAGCCCTCGACCTGGCCTACGCCGCGCACAACAACGGCGGAGTGGTCATCGCCCAGGTCAAGCGCCTGGCTGAGGCCGGCAGCCTCCACCCCCAGCACGTGAAGGTGCCCGGCATCCTCGTCGATGCCATCGTGATCGCCGCGGACCAGCTGCAGACCACCCTCACGCCAAACGACCCCGCCATCTCAGGGCAACTCCGCCGCCCACTGAGCTCGCTCCCCCACGTCGATTTCTCACTGGAGAAGATCACCGCACGGAGGGCCGCCCAGGAACTTAAAGCCGGCGAAATCGTCAACCTAGGATTCGGCGTCTCCGCCCTTGTCCCCCACGTCCTGGTCGAAGAAAACCAGGGCCGGGAAGTCAGCTGGGTCATCGAACAAGGAGCTGTCGGCGGCATCCCGCTGCTGGACTTCGCCTTCGGCTGCGCACAGAACCCCGACGCGATCGTGGCCAGCATTGACCAGTTCACCCTGCTGCAGGGCGGGGGCTTCAACCGCTCCCTGCTTTCGTTCCTGGAAATCGACCGGCACGGAAACGTCAACGTCCACCACCTGCCCAAGAAGCGCCACGTCACTGCGGGCGTCGGCGGGTTCGCCGACATCACCTCCTCGGCGCCGGAGATCATCTTCATGGGCGCTTTCACCGCCGGCCGCCGCGATATCTCCGCCGGCGAAGACGGCCTGGACATCCGCTCTGACGGGCCCTTCACCAAGCTCGTCAACGACGTTTCAGCCGTCACATTCTCCGGGCCCCGGGCGTTGGCCCGCGGCCAGAAAGTCAAGTACATCACCGAACGCGCCGTCCTGGAATTGACCCCTGAAGGTCTGGTCGTCACCGAAATAGCACCGGGCGTCGACCTTCAAAAGGACGTACTGGACCGCTGTGAATTCCCGCTGATCGTTGCAGCGGACCTGCGCACCATGGACCCCACCCTGTTCGCCGACGCCCCGATCGGCCTCCACCTTCCGACGCTGCCGCTGCACGAGCGGATCGAACAGCGATCCTCCGCCCTGGCCGCGCACTGA